A segment of the Acidobacteriota bacterium genome:
GCCGCCATCCTGCTGGCGTGCGTGTTCACCTACCCGTACGCGCTCGATCTCAGTAGCGGCGGACGCATTGATACCAATGACGGCCGCTGGAGCATCTGGGTCGTCACCTGGGTCGCGCATGCCCTGACCTCGAACCCCCTGGGCGTCTACCAGGCCAACATCTTTCATCCGCACCAGAACGCGCTGGCGTTTTCCGAGGGCAACCTGGTCGGGGGCGTCATGGGCATTCCGGCGTGGCTGCTGACGCACAACCCGTACGTCACGCACAACTTCATGTTCATCCTGTCGTTCGTCGTCTCGACGATCGCCACCTACTACCTGGTGCGCCACCTCACCGGCGACCGGCGGGCGGCGGCCGTGGCCGGACTCCTGTTCGCCTATTGCCCCTACGTGTTCGCCCGCCAGGCTCACAGCCAGCTGCTGCTGATTGGATTCATCCCGTGGGCGATGCTGGCGTTCCATCGCTTCATCGACCGCCGGTCGGTTCCGCGAGCCATCGAGTTGGGCGTGGTGCTGTGGCTCACGGGCCTGGCCTGCGCCTACTACGGCCTCTTCGCCGGCGGCATGGTCGCGGCCGGCAGCATCCTGCTGTCGATCACGAGAGGCCACTGGCGCGAACCACGCTATTGGATGTTGGTCACGCTGGCGGCCGCCGTGTGCGTCGGCCTGACCACGCCGTTATTCGTGCCGTATTTGGAGGTTCAACAGGAGGCCGGCTTCGCGCGCTCGCTGAACGATGCGCGCGCCTACTCGGCCAACCTGGGTGCCTGGCTGGCCTCGTCCTCGTGGCTGCACCGCTGGCTGGTGCCGTACCTGCAACCGCCCTACATGCAGAGCTTCAGCGAAGTGCTCTTTCCGGGCGTGCTCGCCGTGGTGCTTGGCGGCTGGGGCGCGTGGCTCGGCCTGCGCCAGTCGGGCGCACATTCTGATGTGGCGTCCGGCTTTAGCCGGACCATCCCTCGCGACATCATCTGGATGTACGTGGGAATCGCCGGCATCGCCTTCTGGACGGCGTTCGGCCCCAAGGCGGGCCTCTACACGCTGCTCTACCACACCGTACCGGTGTTCTCGTTTCTGCGGGCACCGTCGCGGACGGGCATCGTCGTCACCCTCTGCCTGGTCGTGCTGGCCGCTCCGGCCTTGATGAAACTGATGAGTGGGCGCAGGGCCACCCTCGCCTTCGCCGCCTTGCTCTTGCTGGCGACCGGCGACTTGTATCGGGCGCCGTTGCGCACGCGCGAAGCCCCGCCGTTGCCCCGCGTCTACAAGACGCTGGCGCTGCTGCCGCGGGGACCGGTGATCGAGTTCCCCTTCTGGGCCGACCGCCCGTCTTATCCACGCCACGCCGAGTACATGCTCACCTCGACGGCGCACTGGCAGCCGCTGATCAACGGCTACAGCGATCACATCCCCCAGGACTTCCGCGACACGGCTGTGCCGCTGAACACATTCCCCAGCCCCGAGGCGTTTGCCATTCTCGAGCCGCTCGGGGCGCGATATGCGGTGTTCCACCTCAACCTGATGCCTCGGCAAGTCCTCGCGCCGCTGATCGAACGACTGGAGGTGACCTATCGGGGCTACCTGCGCCCGATCGACAAGGACGGCGACGCCTGGCTCTTCGAAATCGTCGACTGGCCGCGCTAGGCCACCGATTCACACCGATTAGACACCGACACTCGGATGCGCTGCCAGCCGCTACAGGTTCGCCAGGCGCCGGTCGGCTTCGAGCAACGTGTCGTTTCGCTTCGAGAAGCAGAACCGAACCGTCTGCGGCGCCGACGCGGGATCGCTGTAGAAGCTGCTGCCGGGGATGGTCGCCACGCCGATATCTTTGACCAGGTGGAGGGCGAACTCAGTGTCACTCGTGAATCCAAACGGGACGACATCGGCAATCGTGTAGTACGCGCCGCCGGGCCGGTAGCTCGTGAAGCCGTGCCGCGCCAGAATCTCCAGCATCATGTCGCGCTTCGCCTGGTAATCGGCCGCCAACGCCACGTAGGACTCTGGCGGCATCGACAGCGCCACCACTCCAGCGTCCATGAACGGCGTGGGGGCCGCCACGGTCAGGAAGTCGTGGATCTTGCGGATGCCGCCGGTCAGCGCGGCCGGGGCAATCGCCCAGCCAATGCGCCAACCGGTCACGCTGTAGGTCTTCGAGAGTCCGCTCGTGACGACCGTGCGGGCGGCCATGCCCGGCAGCGACGCGATCGTGACGTGCGGCCGCGAGTCGAACACGATGCGCTCGTAGATCTCGTCCGAGATCGCCATCACGTCCCACTGCAGGCACAGGCTGGCAATGACCTCCAGCTCCGCGCGCGTGAACACCTTGCCGGTGGGGTTATTGGGCGAGTTGATTACGATGGCGCGGGTGCGGTTGGAGAAGGCGCGCTTGAGCTCGTCAGGGTCGAACGTCCAGTCGGGCGCGTGCATCCGGACAAACTTCGGCTGGGCGCCGGCCATGATCGCGTCTGGGCCGTAATTCTCATAGAACGGCTCGAAGACAATGACCTCGTCACCAGGATCGATGCAGCCCATCATCACGGCCATCATCGCCTCCGTCGAGCCGCAGCACACCGTCACCTGTTCGTCAGCAATCACCGGCACGCCGTGGCGCGCGGTGAAGTCGCCGGCGATGGCCTCGCGCAGCGCCTTGGTGCCGTACGGGGGCGCGTACTGGTTCTGCTCGCCGCGAATGGCGGCGCAGGCGGCCTCCTTCACCGCCGCCGGCGCCTCGAAATCGGGAAACCCCTGGGACAGGTTGACGGCCCCGTGCAGCACGGCGAGGCGGGTCATCTCGCCAAATACCGAATCGGCAAAGGAGGTGACGCGCTTCGCGCTACGAACTCTGGACATTAGAGGATCATAGCCGGTGGCTTACTTGCCGTAGAGAAAACGGTAGTCTTCGGCAGTACCGAGAATGCGCTTCACGTAGTTCTGCGTCTCGGGGAACGGAATGTCGTCGATGAATTCGTCCTGGGGCATCCCGGGCCGCTCGCGTTGCCACTTGGCCACGCGGCTGTCGCCGGCGTTGTAGGCCGCCAACGCGAAGTGCTCGCCGCCAAACCGGCGGATCGAGTCGGCGAAGTACTGCGTGCCCAGCCGGACGTTGACTTCGGGCTCTTGCAGCCGCTTGGTCGAAAACGGGTGCACCCCGACCTTGCGTGCCAGGCCGCGGCCGGTCGACGGCAGCACCTGCATCAGGCCAAAGGCATTGGCGTGGGACACCACCACCGGATCGAAGTTGGATTCCTGTGCGACGAGCGCGGCCAGCAAATACGGATCGAGGTTGCGTTGGGCGGCGTACTTCTGCAGCAGCGGCCAATAGTCGAGCGGGAAGATGACCCGCAGGATCTCGGCCGGCAGCGTTTCACCGCCGGCCGCCAGGTACTGCGGATACGCGCGCTTCATGGCGTTGATGCCGGCACGCACGTTGCCCAGGCGCCGGTGGGTCAATGCGATCGTCGCCTGCAACTGCGGCGAGTCGCCCCAGACGCGCTGGGCGTAGAGCAACTCGCTCATCGCCTCGGTGTTCAAGCCGGCCGCCAGCAACAGCGCAATCCGCTGAGCGGTCGGCACATTCGCCGAGGCCGGCTGCCGCTGCAGGGTCGGCTTGACCGCCGCTCCGCGTTGGCCGGCCAGGCGCTTGACGGCCAGGCGGCCGTAATACGAGTTGTGATAATCGGTCGCGGCCAGCCGCATCCGCGCCACCCCGGTCTCGGCGTCGCCGGCCTGCGCCAGCGCGCGGCCGCTCCAGTAGAGCCACGACGGCCGGTAGTCGGAACGTGGGAACTGCGCGGCGCCGCGATCGAATAACGCGGCCGCGTCCGTAAAGCGGCCCAGCCGATAGGCCCACCAGCCGGCTTTCCAGAACGCGCGCTCCGCGAAGCGCCCGGTCGGGTACTTCGCGACCACTTCGCGGAACACCACATCCGCCTCGGCGTCCTCGTTGTCCACGATGTGAGCCGACGCCAGGTTGTTCAGCACTTCGTCGGCGAACGGGCTGGCCGGGTAGCGGTTCACGAACGCGCGCGCGAGCTTGCGGTGTTCGTCCTTCAGCTTCAGGCCGCGGACGGCCGCGACCTGGTGAAAGGCCGCCTCTTCGCTGACCGGACCGGTCAGGAGGGGCGCCAGGTGACCCCCGGCCTCGCGGTAACGGCCCTCGCCGATGTCGCAGGCCGCCAGGCGCACGTCGATCCGCATGCGTTCAACGCCCGCCATGAACGGCTTGGCTGCCTCATAGGAATCGCGCGCGGCGCTCCAGCGCCGTGCCTGGAACAGCGCCTCGGCTCGGGCCAGTTCTTTCGGCGCGAGCGCCGCGTCGGCCGCCACATCCTGCTGGTCGAGTGCTTTCGCGGCCGCGGCGCCCTCGACGCTGGTCGGATAGCCGTAATAGACCTGTCGCAGGGCCTCGACCGACCGCATCGGCTGCCCGGCTTCGGCGGCGGCAAGACCCAGCCGCAGCCAGGCGACATGCGGCTTCGAAGGCTTCCGGCCAAGCAGCGTCTCGTAGACCACGACGGCGCCCTTGAAGTCCTTGCGGGCTTCGCGCGCCTCGGCCTGCCGCAGGGCCGCGTCTTCAGGCAGGTGCCCGTCAATCTTGCGGGCTGCCAGTTCGCCCAACACGCCGTCGGCCGCCTCGTAACGCTGCAGCTTTATCAAGGCGATGCCGGTGTAATACCGCGCGTAGTCGGCCAGCGGCGTCGTGGCCAGCGCCGAGGCGCTGACGAGGGGCAACGCCGCGGCCGCATTCTTGTCGTTCTCTTCGAGCAGCCGCACGCCCTTGACGAAGTTGGTGAGAGCCGGCCCCATTGACGCACCGGCGGCCGTCGCAAACCACATCGACGACAACTCCGCCGGCACCGGCGGGTGCGCAGTGGGGGCCAGCCGCTGCTGGGCGACGACCGTGACCCCGGCGATCAGCGTGACGCCGAGCACCACCGCATGAACCTTCGTGTGAACCTTCGTGAGCACCTGCGTGTGCACCCTCGTCCTAAGCCATGTTCCCGAGTAATGTCGCGTCGCCACCCGCCAGGGTCCGAATCAACTCCTGATGGAAGAAGTCAGTCTGGCTTCGCACGCCGGCCGGCACCTGTTGGTTGTAGGCCGTCCGGGCCATTTCAATCTGCGGCGCCAGGCGCGACATCAGGTTGCCCTGGCGACGGCCTTCATGGACGGCCGGCTCATGAAACAGACGAATCTCGGCCACCAATAGCCGGGCCGTGCGCCTGGCGGCGTCGACAACCCCATCGGTAATCTGGCTCATCGCGCCTGGAGGATTCGCGGCGGCGGCCGGGCCGGCGCCGTACGCCGAGGTCCCGGACCCGCTGGCCGGAGTCTGCACGCGAGGCGGAGCGGCCGCCGCGCGTTGGGTCAAGGCTTCGAGGCAGCGCCCGGCGTGGCGGGCCAGCACCTCGATCACTTCGGGCCAGCCGCTTGGCACGGCGCGTTCGTGGCCGTCGAGCGTCACCCCGTCGGCGTAGATCACGGCGACCACCCGGCCGCCGACGATCACCGGCACCGCCAGCCCCATGCGATCGGCCGGCAGGACCTCGAAACCCGGGCCCGCCGCGGCACTCTGGGTATCGCGGGTCGTCACGGCGCGGGCCGCGCCGATGGCCATGCCGATGACGCCCGATTCCGCCAGCGCCAGGTCGATGGACTTCGGCTGCATGTCGCGCGGACCAAAGCCCGACATCTTCCAGCCGTGGATGCGTTCGCCGCGCAGCACCACCACGGCGGCGCGGGCGGCCTCTCGAGCCGAGGCCAGCGCCAGCGCGTCGAGCACTTCGCTCAGCGAAGACGCGCCATCGAGACCGCGAATGCTTTCAAGCAGGCGCGTGACGCCGGCCATTTCGCTTTCGCGCTCGCGGGCCCGCGCGGCCGCGACCGCCTCTTTGACGGCAGCGGCGGCACGTGCCTCGCAGTCGGCCAGCGCCATCTTCATGCGGTCTTCGGCCATGGCCAGCCCGTCGGAGAGCTTCAGCTCCACCTCGGCTTCGACCTGTCGGCGGATCTCCCGGGCGGCCACATCGCGGTCGTCGGCGCGCGCGGTCCTAATGGCCTCGTCCATGGTGGCGCGCACCCGCGCTTCGGCGTCGGCCACCCGCGCTTGCGCGGCCTGCTCGGCTTCAGCGAATGCCGACTCGCGCGCGGCACGTGTGGCGGCATCGCGCTCTTCGGCGGCGAACTCGGCGACGTCTTTGACGAGCGAACTGAGGGCCTGATCAACGGATGATCGGACACGTTCTTCGAACGACATTTTGTTTCCCGACCCGGGGTGGGTCTTCTTGGGGACGCAGGCAGCGGCTGGGATTCGCTCGAAACGTCCGTGTGTGGGCATTATGCGGACGCGGCCGGGGCGAAGTCAAGGTGAGCGATTGCCGGAAACCGTTGAGCCACCTGAAGAAACGGGAGATCATGGTCACGTGAAACCCTGGGAGCTCCTCGCCGAGGCCCGCACGCCCGACGGGACGCTGCTCACGCTGACGCGCCGTGATACGGAACTGGTGATCATGGCGGGTGGCAAGATCCTGATGTCGAGCCGCATGCACGGCTCAGAAGAGGCCATGGCCGAGATGGCCTTCAAGCGGCTTGGCCTCCCTGGCGGAGGACAGCGGTCGCTGGACGGCGCGTGTGTGCTGGTGGGCGGCCTCGGACTGGGCTATACCCTGCGCGCCACGCTCGATCTGCTCCCGGCCGACGCCACGGTGGTCGTCGCCGAGTTGATTCCGGCGATTGTCGACTGGCATCGGGGTCCCCTGGCGGCGCTGGCCGACCGGCCCACTGACGATCCGCGCGTGCAGATTGACGTCAAGGATGTCATCGCCACCTTGCGCTCGAGCCCGGGCCGGTTCGATGCGATCCTGCTCGACATCGACAACGGCCCTGAGGCGTTCACCGAGTCCAGCAACGCCGGCTTGTACAACGACCGCGGTATTGCCGCGATCCG
Coding sequences within it:
- a CDS encoding MnmC family methyltransferase — translated: MKPWELLAEARTPDGTLLTLTRRDTELVIMAGGKILMSSRMHGSEEAMAEMAFKRLGLPGGGQRSLDGACVLVGGLGLGYTLRATLDLLPADATVVVAELIPAIVDWHRGPLAALADRPTDDPRVQIDVKDVIATLRSSPGRFDAILLDIDNGPEAFTESSNAGLYNDRGIAAIRAALKPGGVLAVWSAWEDRRFEQRLKYAGFKVTVERVRARLKRGGPRHTIFLGMAHP
- a CDS encoding aminotransferase class I/II-fold pyridoxal phosphate-dependent enzyme; protein product: MSRVRSAKRVTSFADSVFGEMTRLAVLHGAVNLSQGFPDFEAPAAVKEAACAAIRGEQNQYAPPYGTKALREAIAGDFTARHGVPVIADEQVTVCCGSTEAMMAVMMGCIDPGDEVIVFEPFYENYGPDAIMAGAQPKFVRMHAPDWTFDPDELKRAFSNRTRAIVINSPNNPTGKVFTRAELEVIASLCLQWDVMAISDEIYERIVFDSRPHVTIASLPGMAARTVVTSGLSKTYSVTGWRIGWAIAPAALTGGIRKIHDFLTVAAPTPFMDAGVVALSMPPESYVALAADYQAKRDMMLEILARHGFTSYRPGGAYYTIADVVPFGFTSDTEFALHLVKDIGVATIPGSSFYSDPASAPQTVRFCFSKRNDTLLEADRRLANL
- a CDS encoding transglycosylase SLT domain-containing protein yields the protein MLTKVHTKVHAVVLGVTLIAGVTVVAQQRLAPTAHPPVPAELSSMWFATAAGASMGPALTNFVKGVRLLEENDKNAAAALPLVSASALATTPLADYARYYTGIALIKLQRYEAADGVLGELAARKIDGHLPEDAALRQAEAREARKDFKGAVVVYETLLGRKPSKPHVAWLRLGLAAAEAGQPMRSVEALRQVYYGYPTSVEGAAAAKALDQQDVAADAALAPKELARAEALFQARRWSAARDSYEAAKPFMAGVERMRIDVRLAACDIGEGRYREAGGHLAPLLTGPVSEEAAFHQVAAVRGLKLKDEHRKLARAFVNRYPASPFADEVLNNLASAHIVDNEDAEADVVFREVVAKYPTGRFAERAFWKAGWWAYRLGRFTDAAALFDRGAAQFPRSDYRPSWLYWSGRALAQAGDAETGVARMRLAATDYHNSYYGRLAVKRLAGQRGAAVKPTLQRQPASANVPTAQRIALLLAAGLNTEAMSELLYAQRVWGDSPQLQATIALTHRRLGNVRAGINAMKRAYPQYLAAGGETLPAEILRVIFPLDYWPLLQKYAAQRNLDPYLLAALVAQESNFDPVVVSHANAFGLMQVLPSTGRGLARKVGVHPFSTKRLQEPEVNVRLGTQYFADSIRRFGGEHFALAAYNAGDSRVAKWQRERPGMPQDEFIDDIPFPETQNYVKRILGTAEDYRFLYGK